The Eschrichtius robustus isolate mEscRob2 chromosome 16, mEscRob2.pri, whole genome shotgun sequence DNA segment TCGAATTCTGGAtgtgagttattttttttaattaatttttattggagtatagttgatttacagtgttgtgttagtttgtgctgttGGATGTGagttatttttgcatctatattttatgttatttgtttttattataattaagtaataaatgaaaatgcaaaacaaCATTCATCAAAAGCTTACCTATAAAGAGCTTGGGATGAGAGCACTTTGGGGCCCATATCGTCTTGCACAGTGAAAACATCCATGGTTACCAGTGTGTACTCCAAACCAAACAGCGCCCCCCCAAATGTTCTGCTCTGAATAACACCCCTAGGACCTCTCACAACTTGAGGGGAGCCCCTTCCCACCGGCCCAGCATGATGGCATCCTGGAATTCCCTACCTCTATGATACCGGTAACAATCCATGCCCTTATATACTAATAATACCAATAaaatacatgagaaaaaaatctacATAGAGAGGTAACTCTTTGAATGTGATCACAGCACAAATTTCTTTCATGTATTCATCTATTGAGTtgctactatatgccaggcattgtgctggacCTTGGAGGTTGATTACAGAGAGTAATGAGACAGTAAAATGGATGCCCCACCCTGCTTTCTGACACCCAGGAAGGCAAAGACCAACATGGGACCTCTGCTACAGCCACAGCAAAAAGGAAACGTTTTTAACACTTCCATATCCAAACTTGTCCACCGAAAGAGCAAGAAGCCTGGCCTCCAACTCAGTGTTCACTTTCCCCCTCCAAATCTCAAGTGCAGGGATCTGCTTGGTGAAGTTAGGTCACCTGTGGAACCCAGGATACAAGGTACCATGGGACAAGCAGCTTTTAGATTTCAAGTTTCTAGCATTCAGTGAGGCAcactggggtggtggtggggacagGGGTTCAGAAAAGAGATGTGAGAGGCAATCTGAACATCGGCCACATTTACCCCGTGCACTGTGCGAACAGAAGTCCAGGCGACAGAACAGCAGTGGTTAACGAATGGGGGTGTGTCAGAGGCTGGGGGAGAGCCGAGCTGGGCTGAGAGCAAGTGGGCCCTTAGCCAAGCTTCCGTGCCTTGGGAAGCTGCTGGCAAACAACCTCCTCCAAAGAAGATGGATGCTTTTGTTAccgttttcatttcctttactgTTGTTAAATTAGTCAATAAATTAGAATCGGAGAGAAAATTCAGTAGCTGAATCAGCGCATTATTAATCTGTTGCCATTCAAAAGGTCTTTTCTTTGGTGAGGCATGGAGAACAGAATCCAATTGACTAATCTCAGGACTCCATGCCTGTAGGACTGTTTTTTTGGTTGACTCCTGGAGGAAAAGTAATCCCAGGGCTATAAGTGCTCGTGTTCTGAGAGCAGCCCACACCTCTGCGCGGCCATGTGCTACCCATCAACCCCCCACCGAGTCTCACTGACCCTTCCCTGCAGCCCTCAAGCGAACTGGCCTGGAAGTCATTTCACTGCAGGGCGGGGATGGCCACTGCCAGCAAACTGCCCTGCTTTCCCAGAACGCCTGTTCCAACCCCTGCCTACTCAGTCAGCAAGTCCTCATTCCAGGCGGCTGCCCTTGGACTTCTCCCCACCGCGTAAACAGAACCAACTGGGAAACTATATTCCTGAAGGAAATCCTCAGCCGAAGTGGAAGATGAAAACTCCAACACATTCAGTAACGTAACCGTGATCGCACATGGATTTTCCTACCTCCTGAGACTCTGGGGCTCCTGTCTCATTCTCTTTATACAGCCTTGCTTTAAGGTGTAGGAATAACTGTCACTCTGATAGCCCTTAGCTCTCTGGTTTCCTCATATggattcctagaggaggagcggCCATCTGGCAGAGTGGGTAAATGGAAGGAAGCTGGTCCAGGTAACTCCTTGTTGTGTTACTTAATGAACCAACCCAGAATCTACTCAGACTTTTTGTTATGTAAGATAATAAAATTCTCCTATTATTTAAGCCACCTTTGATTGCAGTTTCTATTACAGCTGAAACATCCGAAGGATGGAAAGAGGAAATTTTGTTATAGATATTGTTGAGAAAGGCTGGAGCAGGTAGTGATAGCTAAGAGATGGCCTCAGGGGGCCTTCTTTAGGGCAGTGCTATTCAAAATGTGATTCAAGGACTTGcagcatcagaattacctggagtgggacttccctggtggtgcagtggataagactccgtgctcccaatgcagggagcccaggttggatccccggtcagggaactagatcccacacgcatgccgcaactcagagtttgcatgctacaactaaggcgCCCGCCCGCTGCAACTAAGGGGCCcaggtgctgcaactaagacctggtgcaaccaaataaataaatattaaaaacaaagaattatctgggaGTTTGTTAGGAATGCAAATTCAAGGGCTTCATCCCAGATGGACTAAATCAGATTCTCTGGAGGTAGGgctgggaatctgtattttaacaagttcTCCCTCCAGTGCTTTTGATGCAAGTATATTTGGAGAAAACACTGACCTAGGAGACTCCTACAGCTGGGAGTGTGATTGGTCCAACAGAGGAAGTGCTGTGCCTCTTGCTCACGGCTGACCTCCCTGAAGCTGTTCTAAtcttctaggcctcagtttccttttctgtcacaACAATGTGAGATTCAAATGAGGTACTGGGTGTAAAAATGGTTTGAAGAGGTAAAACCTTGACCCCCTAGGAGAGTCTCTGAGCTGACCCTGCCGTACCAGGGGACACAGCATCCAAGGCTGCAGACAGATGTGTTGGACCAGGCTGGACTCTGCCTCAGCAGCCTGTGAGCTTCTTTGGACAGGGCCTGTTTCCATCTGTGTCTCCAGGTGCCCAGCAGAAGAACTGACACATAGAGGGTGGAGAGTCACTGTCATTCTTAATTGAACTCAACTGCCCctattttgagttttctttttcggACTGCTGCTTGAGTCAATCAGGAAAGACTGGAGACCCAGGTTTTACCCTTGTGGTTAGAGGAGAGCCAGCCCCTGTCGCAGTGCTGCCCTTCCTCTCCTACAGCCCCAGTGATCTCTGTCGTCCTCCCTCACAATCCTCCAGGAAAGGATGCTCAGGCGCTCCATTgaggtgacctggtcctcccagaTTTCCCTGGCCTTCGACGCCCAGGGATGCACAGGACCCGTTGCCCTGGAAACGTACGAACAATTAAGTCACGAGCCCTCTCTCGTCTCAGGTTTCTGGGTGTTAACCTGGACGCGGGAGCCACTCCCCAAGCCTGTAAGAAGGCCTGGCTTAGACGCGGTGACCTCGCGCGCGCCCCGCGCGCCGAGCCAGTGTTAGCGGGTGGAGCGGACACGCCTGCTGGCCAGAGGGCCAATCAGAGCAGGGCAGGCCAGCCGGTCCGGCTCCCGGTGGCCACTTAGACGCTGGCTGAAAGCGCTGCCTGCTCTGCGATTGGGCGAGCTTCCTGCCAATCAGGGAAGGAAGCCAGCGGGGGTTCGGCCAATAGCTGGAGGCGACGGGGTCAGGCCGGTGGCCCTGCGGTCCTCAGGGTGGTCGGCGAGCCCGTCGGCACTGAGGGAGCGACGGCCCTCCGGCCCGCGCGCGCTGCGCTTTCCGCCCCTCCGGCCCCGCCCGTCGGGCGCGCCGCGTCATGCCGGGCGCTGCTGGGTGCTAGTGCCCGGGCCGCCGCCCTCCCGCCCGCCTGAAGCCGCGCCCACTGCCCAGAGCCAGAGGGATGGTGGTAGTCACGGGGCGGGAGCCAGACAGCCGTCGCCCGGACGGTGCCATGTCCAGCTCCGACGCCGAAGACGACTTCCTGGAGCCGGCCACCCCGACAGCCACGCAGGCGGGGCACGCACTGCCTCTCCTGCCGCAGGAGGTACCTGGACCGAGGGCGTGCGGGGGCGCGGGAAGGGGCGCGGGGGCAGGAGCCGGTGGCAGGCAGAGCTGACCTTGGGATGTGAGCAGCGCTGCAGCgctgaggcaggggtgggggtcggGCCGAGGGCGGCGCCAGAGGAGCCGTGCTCCCCTGCCCACCCAGCTCCCACCACCTCCCCCGACCCCTGCCCCGAAATGCACcaggtgtgtcttccctgccccAGGCGGCACCTGGCCCTCCCATCCCCCTTCTTCCAGGATTCAGTGCCTGCAGGGTTGGTACTCCCATCCCTATGTCCCACCTTACCTTCTGGAGCAGGGAGGGTAGGCCGTGGGAAGAGGCCCTTGGAGCCCCAAGAGATGATAGTGTCTCCTAGAGAATCCAAGAGGAGGCCTCCGTGGTTGCCCAAACCCAGTCTCCAGCTGCCCAGAGAGTGGGGGTAGGGGCTGTGTGCAGATAAGAAGCAGGCCAGTTAATAGATGTGGCCTCACTCACCTGACAACTCCATGGCTTTCCCTCCTAGCTGCTGTGCTGTGATGCATGGTGGCTTCCACTGGTCTTACTTAACGCATGTGACACTATCATACAAACACCTGAAATGACCCtcaagaggagggaaaagagggAAGGTGGGGCCCTGCTGGGCAGTGAAGACAGAGGCTAGGAGGTAGGGGCTAAGGTAGTGGCAGACGTGGGAGCAGGTGACCTGTGGAGTCCTAGATGAAGGGACTGAGACCcagaggggcagggtggggctgggtgagGCTCTCGGGAAACTGTAGTGTCCTCTTGGGGTTACGAGCCAGTACTCCAAACATCGTGGGGCAGTTGTGAAAATGGGCAAAACTCCAGAAGGACTCTttgtaattggaaaaaaaaaaaaaaaaaaaaaaaaaaggaaccgtTGGAGACCCAGGGTGCCATTTTTTGTGCACTGTCACTGGGGAGATGGTGTGGCTTGAGGAAAAAAAGCACAGGACCCAGAGACTATAGGCCAGCACTCCAGTGCCAGCTCTTCCACAAATTACATGGCTCCATGTGAGTAATGTAAAGTATTATTATCTCCAAATAATATTGGGGTACTTGGTATGCACATAAAATAGTTTTAGAGGAGCTAGCTATAGAATAAGCAGAAGGCATTTCCCGTCCTCTGGGTGCAGAAGAGTAACAGTACCTACATTCACAGAACTGTAAATGCCTGTCggtttcattcatccattcattcaatgcATATTTGGGGCtttactatgagccaggcactgcaCAAGACGCTGGGCAACTTTGATGTAATGTATTTGTATCCTACTTTATTTCACAAAGGATTTGAAAGTTGGGAAAAAGGACTGTCTAGATAAATACACATAGACTTTCACAGAGCCAGAGAGATGTCGTAATATTGAAAAGTATGCACTGGGATAAAATTTTAGTTAATCTGGAGGAGGTTTGTGGGAAAATTAGGGAGAACTGGCCTCATTTCTTTCAAAACCACAAACAGTGAAagagattaaaataaatgaataaaggtcCTGAGCATTTTAGGGAGACCCTGCAGCTTCTCAGGGCAAATGTAGGTACCATCATTCCCTGCCCTTGCCTCCAGAACCGTAGCTGGACTGGGCACTAATCTCCCTGCACAGATTAAGGAGAGAAGTGGAAAGGTACAGAGGATGAGGAGTGGATGCCTGGCATTATTCAACAGACGTCTGTGGGCCCTGCTCTGGGTGGCCTCGGGATAGGTGAACAAGATGCTGTTCCTGCCCTCGGGAAACTTGGGCAATAATAACCACCAATAGCACAAAGCGCCCGTTGTGCAAAGCTCTGTTATAGAGGAGAATGTGGATACAGTGAAGGCACAATGGCGGGAGTGTTCAGTTAACCCTATCTTGGGGCAGGCAAAGGACAACAGAGCAGAAATGCTCACGGAGTAGGGGACCTTGAATAGAAGCTCTTAGAATGAGTGCATGCTGCTAACCGATATGGCGCCTCGGTGTGAATTAGCGAAAGGGTGTACAGCTGGGCTGGCAGACCCCGCTCACGCGGGTGCCCGTGTGCAGTGAACAGCGCACACTGCCAGGTGGGGCCATTGCATTCGCTGGATGGACAGAGGGAGAGTGGCAGGAGCATTGGGGACAGAGAAGACAGCATGAGCAAGGGCACAAAGGTGGGAAGTTCAGGAAGTGGAAGGAGGACAGTGAAAGCTCTGAACTCTAGAGCAGAGATTGTAGGACTGCGGTGGAGAGATCTGATTTAAGAGCtgtgggaggatggggaggacTTGGTAATTGATGATTGcagggaaagggaggagagagaagcggTCAGAAAGATGCCTGGGTTTTGGCCTCGGGTGGCGCTCATCAGACCCAGGAAGGCGGCAGAGGGGGCAGCCCCGGCTTGCCTCCCCACTGTGGGACTGAAAGTGCCGGTGATTCCTCCCCAGTTCCCTGAGGTTGTCCCCCTTAACATCGGAGGGGCTCACTTCACCACACGCCTGTCCACCTTGCGGCGCTACGAGGACACCATGCTGGCGGCCATGTTCAGCGGGCGGCACTACATCCCCACGGATGCCGAGGGCCGCTACTTCATTGATCGGGACGGTGCGCACTTCGGGTacgttcctccctctgccatcaACTGCAGGGTCCTAGCAAGCGAGCAGCCCGGGCTTGGGCATGGGACTTTGATGTCTTCCATAACACCTAGAAGAGGAGATAACCTGCTGGTGGAATTTAATAAATGTGCATATTGAATTGGATCAGAATTCTTAGTTTCTTTCCCAGAGGAGGCAAGGACAGCCGGAGAAATCCCAGGTAACACACATTGGCTGGATGTGATGAAACTGATTCTCTGCTATGCAAATTAAGACTGGGAAGTTGTCATCCCTGTGGAATAGGTGTGACTGCACTGAGAGGCAGGGGAGTTCCAACACAGCTTCTGGGAGAAGACCCTCAGATCCAGATTCTGGGGCTCAGCATCGCTGTTAGGGAGAAACATGGGGTGtggcagtggttcccaaacttcttTCAATAGTTTAAAACAAATCAATAGGACAAAAAAAGGTGAGGGAAGGGCCAACATAGGGTTGCCATCCTGTAATTTTgccaagtctttaaaaaaaaaaaaacaccttcaggaacttccctggtggtccagtggttaatactccatgcttccactgcagagggcacaggttcaattcctggtgggggaactaagatcttgcgtGCCGcaccgtgcagccaaaaaaaacccccaaaaaacaaaacaacaacaacaaaaacacaaaaaaccccacttTCAATTGTTACTGTCATTTTAACAGTAAAACATGGAACAacacaatctgaaaaaaaagataGCCCTTCCCAAGAGAGAACTTCTGACAACCTTACAGATAAACAATTTAAAGACTTTATGTTTCGGTTTCCTTGTTTGTGACATGAGAAGTAATTATAGCTGCCTTGCAGGCCTGTCATGTGGATTAAATAAAGAGTCTTGGTGTGACCCCTGGCCAGGTCCTTTCAGAGTATATGGCTGAAACTCTTTGCCCCATCCGTCTAACTTTGGAGATGACTGGAGAACTAACATGGTCCTTGACCTTGAACAAAAGGAGACCCTCCAATCACAACGTCTCTGTGCCGGCCTCCAAGTAGGATTGCCCACACTGGGAGAAGCGTCATTTTCATCCTCAGAAAGGAGCCTCGTCAAATAATTTGCTCTGAAGCATCTGGGTTTCCCCATTGGGCGGTCAGCTGCCTCCTGTGCTGAGAAAACAAAGTGTCACATCGCTCTGCAGAGCTATAAAAAGATTTTTGTTTGCAGGCTGTTTGGGAGAGGAAAGTGCTCGGCCCCGGCTGGCAGCTCCCACAGCACTCTTCTCTGGGCCGTGCCCGGGGTTATGTTTTTCAGGACTCACCAAGATTTGCTTACAATCCTAGAGGACTGATTTTGGGAGGGGTGATGGGGAGGGGGCACCCGGTTTGGCCCTAGGCTGATGCGCCCATACCCAGGTGGCCACAGCTGGAGAGTGGCAGGGCCAGGCAAGGGCGTGGCAGCAAGCAGGATATTGTGGTGTTTATCCGCAGGCTACTGGACTCCAGTGGCCTAAGATTCGTCAGCAGCCTATGAAGCTGTTGAAAGATtcggataaaataaaataggggtTTAGGGCACTTCTCTGCGGGTGAGCTCACGTAGCCCCAGCAGCCACCGTGTAGGCTGCCTGGGCCTCCGCCTGGGACACTTTCCCGTTGTGGTCAGTGCACAGCGCCTTGGACTGAAGTCTGGACCACTGTGGGTGTGGATTTGGAGTCACCCATGTCTGCATCTGGCCTTTGGCTAGCTGTGGCTCCTTTAGCAAGGGTGTTCCTTAAGCTCTCTGAGCCCCactttttcctcatttataaaatggacgTAAGAAAGCACTTACCCCATGTCGTTGgaaggattaaatgggataaatCCTGAATAGTGACTGACACAGATTAACACTTGGTGAGTGTTGGCTGATGTTGCTTCATGGTCATAGACTCACTACTGAGGTAACAGCTTGGTCGTGGGGTTTACTGATACATCCTCACAGAAAAGCCCGTCCCACACCTACCAGTGATGGGTCTGATTACTTTTAGCCCTAAAGAATCTGAAGAGAGAATTAAAAGAACTGAATTGTTATTTTAAGAAGGTGCAGTCTGTGATGTTTTGTTCACTCCTGAAGCCAGTTTGTTCAGGTGTCAGGGTTAGGCATTCCTCTTCTCCGTATAGCTACAGAATGATACTGACGGCAAGGATTTGTGGGGAGTGCAGAACTCTTCCACGTGGCTGGTGGGAATAAAATGCTACAACCACTTTGTCAAACAGACACTTACGACCGAACAATTCTCCTCCTGATGTTTACCCAAGAGGAATCGGTGCCTGAGTCCACAAGAAGTTTACAGGGAATGTTTATCACAGCTTTACTCTTATGagacccaaactggaaacaactcaaatgtccatcaaccggaGAATGGGTGAATAGTTTAGAGTGTATCCATACAACGGTATGctacttagcaataaaaggaTGGAAACTTCTGCTACACACGATGACGTAGGGAATCAATCTCAAACACGCTAGGTTGAGgggaagaagccaggcacaaaagagaacatactgtgtgattccacttacatgcatttcaagaagaggcaaaactaatctTTGTTGATAGAATTAGAAGTTAGAGAGGTTGCCTCTGTAGTGATTGACTGGGAAGAGGCACAGGGAACCTTTAATTAGATGGACATGTTCTATATCTTGTTGTACGTGGTGGTTGTGTGGGTATATTCATACGTGAAAAAGTAATTGACCTGTACAATTAACATGTGTACCTTTATTGGCTATTATCTGTACCTCAATTCAAAATACAATTAAGGGGCtagatatatctttccattttttcctatatatacttaataattataataataatgatacagTAACAACTACTAACACTTAGTGAgggcttgctctgtgccaggtattttctaagcacttttttttttttttaacatctttattggagtataattgttttacaatggtgtgttagtttctgctttataacaaagtgaatcagttatacatatacatatgttcccatatctcttccctcttgcgtctccctccctccctccctccctccctatcccacctctctaggtggtcacaaagcaccgagctgatctccctgtgctatgcggctgcttcccactagctatctgttttacgtttggtagtgtataagcactttttatgtattaacttatttaatcaccTCATAACATTATGGGGTAGTTTTCTTatttccccccattttacagaggagaaagggcacagagaggttaagttcacttacccaaggttacacagctggcCATCTGGGTCCAGATCCTGTGCTCTAACCACTGGGTGGCACATTTGCCAAGCTCTAACCACTGGGTGGATCCGTTAACTCCTTCTCACCAactctctttccttcctgctcAGAGATGTGCTGAATTTCCTGCGCTCGGGGGACCTGCCGCCCCGGGAGCGCGTGCGGGCCGTGTACAAAGAGGCCCAGTACTATGCCATCGGGCCCCTCCTGGAGCAGCTGGAGAACATGCAGCCACTGAAGGGGGAGAAAGTGCGCCAGGCGTTTCTGGGACTCATGCCCTATTACAAAGGTGAGGGGTTCACTGTGCAGGGCAGTCGGGATGTGAGGAGGGAGGGTAGCGAGGCATCTGTCGGTGCTGAGGTCTCCACCAGAACAAGTGGGTCATGGCTCGCCAAGACACCTGTCCTACTCAAGCTGGGAGAGGATCCCGCTTCCCTTCCTGCCGCCCTCCCAGTCCCGCAGGAAGATGCAGATGAAATAGGGACCACCTTGCCTGCAACGTCATCAAATCGCATTTCAGGAGGGTGGTACTCATCCCATCCCCTTTGTTTCCTTTTGCCCTGCAGAACCACGATTCCTGTTTAAGTTTGTGCCCTTCATGGGCCCAGAGTCCCTTCCCCAGGGatctgtctcttccctcttgggtcCGCCATCACTGGGGCTCTCTCTGTGCCCcgcacccccctccccacccccgtcccaCTGATGGGTGACGTGTTCACCCCCGCAGACCATTTGGAGCGGATTGTGGAGATTGCCCGACTGCGCGCTGTCCAGCGGAAGGCCCGCTTTGCCAAGCTCAAGGTCTGTGTCTTCAAGGAGGAGATGCCCATCACCCCCTACGAGTGTCCGCTTCTCAGCTCCCTGCGCTTCGAGCGGAGCGAGAGTGACGGGCAGCTCTTCGAGCACCACTGCGAAGTGGATGTGTCCTTTGGGCCCTGGGAGGCCGTGGCTGATGTTTATGACCTGCTGCACTGCCTGGTCACGGACCTCTCGGCCCAGGGCCTCACCGTGGACCACCAGTGCATCGGGGTGTGTGACAAGCACCTCATCAACCACTACTACTGCAAGCGCCCCATCTATGAGTTCAAGATCACGTGGTGGTGAGTAGCCCTGGCAGGGAGCAGAGTCCTGTCAGGGAGGGTGTCCGTTCCCCTTGGCGGCTCTGGGAGCGAGGTCCCTGGAAGGGCTGCTGGCTGCCCCAGAACCTGCTGAGGTCAGGACGGGTCCTGAGGCACAACTCCAGGCGGACGGAGGTGCAGCCCCAGTCTCCTTGGCTGTACCTCGGGGCCAGGTTCAGGGCTGGTGGCCCACGGGGACTTGGTGCCTGCGCTCACCTGGCCTTTCCTCGAGGCACGGCAGTCTCTGCCTGAGGCTGATGGGGTCCGGCTAGCGAGGGCTTGACCGGGAAGTCCAGAGAGGTTTTGTCACTTTCTTGACCTTGCAAGAGAGTTTCTGCCCTTTTTAGAGCCACGTTACCAAACTCACGTAGGCATAACCACTCCTCCACCCTGTTCAAGAGTCCCTTCCTTGTGCTCAGTGTATCGGAATGAACGTGGAACACGATGGGGGATTTACCCAAGGAGCCCCCCAGAGCCCCTGGCTGAAGAAGGaacattttctctccctcttccctcaacGGTAGCCCCACGCTTTGTTTTAGGATGTGGAAAGACTCTTTTCCTCCCAAAACATATTCTTCACCACCTTTTGGAGATGTAACCATAGTTGCCAAAGCCATGCACCAGGTTggccttagaaaagcacaatgtttacagccctgcctcagggccttggcTTCTCCTACCTTCCACTAACCTTCCTTGCTTGAAGGGTTATCTTCTCACGGGGCTGGAATGCACATTTCAGGGACTCCTTTTGAAGATTCCCTAAGTCAAGCAGGCAAGATGCCTAGATCTTGTGTTATCTTTGAGATGTAACATCCTTTCTAGAGGCTCAGAGTACATCCTTGGCTGCTATTCCATGGTAGGATCCAATTTATGGTGAACCTCCTTGGATGGGAACCCCTGTTGCTTTTTCCTGCCAACGTTCTCCTTCTCGGAGATTGTCTATcttggggaaggaaagagagggcCGGAGGAGAGGCGCAGCTgtcccaggagctgtgggaagaCAGCAGCAGGCCTCCGATATGTTTGACTCTGCaaaattcagagagaaaaagatcCACCAGCTTCTTGCTCCACTGCATCTCCTTCTCGCGCTGTCTGCAGGCTGGGGCAGCCAGTCGGGGTGTGGGCCTGCGCCCCCTAGAGGAAATACTCTGCAGCACCAGTCGCTGGAACGGGACGTTCCCTTTCTGCGTGCAGGGCTTCTCCCTATAATCGTGATTGAACTTGACTGCTCCTGGGTGTTGTTGtagggagattttttttctgttagccTCATCGGTCTCAGTCTTACAAGACCAGATTGGTGAGGAAGGTAGTGGGGGAGCTGAGGAAGAGAAGGCCAAGCCCTGGGACCTTGGCTGAATTCCTTCATGGGGCAGTGACCCCTTGGCCCCCGTATGGGAAGATTCCAGGGCATGGTCCCCCGCTCTTACATTGTATTCTTACGTGCGTGGAGCAGGCGTCCAGGCTGACATCTAAGGGGACGGTCCAGTCAGTGGTCCAGGTTCCGAGATAACATGTGCTCTCCTTATTCTCATCCGCAAACGGCTTGTCGCTTTTCCGGAGCTGATGTCCCTGCTTGGACCTTACCCCGACAGCATGGCTCTTGCCTTGTCCTCAGAGAAGGGTCTTTCATTTAA contains these protein-coding regions:
- the KCTD7 gene encoding BTB/POZ domain-containing protein KCTD7; this encodes MVVVTGREPDSRRPDGAMSSSDAEDDFLEPATPTATQAGHALPLLPQEFPEVVPLNIGGAHFTTRLSTLRRYEDTMLAAMFSGRHYIPTDAEGRYFIDRDGAHFGDVLNFLRSGDLPPRERVRAVYKEAQYYAIGPLLEQLENMQPLKGEKVRQAFLGLMPYYKDHLERIVEIARLRAVQRKARFAKLKVCVFKEEMPITPYECPLLSSLRFERSESDGQLFEHHCEVDVSFGPWEAVADVYDLLHCLVTDLSAQGLTVDHQCIGVCDKHLINHYYCKRPIYEFKITWW